The proteins below are encoded in one region of Hyalangium gracile:
- a CDS encoding AHH domain-containing protein, translating into MKSATRFLRLLLILPLALPASCATAQSAMAERGQHDSGMAKVVPTWLSEDQLQLDFEPLPPRFYPEMMSAEEAQAVLAAFARSFPESEALQVLPARASSTGAPAPWEARLRAEFLKHYGTSRLPLPGSIQHSPLFMALRLSPRYMGPGIREAAQQMFRSPVFLASVALSVLVYFAAWTLPEPLFSKAFAATLTARLALLVGLVELRNVALACLQLYRDAQAARTRRELEAIAERFGRALGGTALRVVVAVASFGVAKGLPNVPSGGLGALLGPPRYAMAGGGSFHSASAAHIVADGTIVLAGAVLGTVGSSMSSACTDGSQKREGYQWHHLATNKNELSATRGGPWTPLFQQIFAKAGMGLDDPANRVYLASHRGPHPEEYHAEVYDRLLDAVRDCKGVSHCRLRLTEALAELASKTCTTGSYLHRLLTQKASR; encoded by the coding sequence ATGAAGAGCGCCACTCGCTTTCTGCGCCTGCTGCTCATCTTGCCGCTGGCGCTTCCCGCCTCGTGTGCCACGGCCCAGAGCGCCATGGCCGAGAGAGGACAGCACGACTCGGGGATGGCGAAGGTCGTCCCGACCTGGCTGTCCGAGGACCAGCTCCAGCTTGACTTCGAGCCTCTACCTCCGCGGTTCTACCCGGAGATGATGAGCGCGGAAGAGGCCCAGGCCGTGCTCGCTGCCTTCGCGCGTTCCTTCCCGGAGTCCGAAGCGCTTCAAGTGCTCCCAGCCAGAGCCTCATCTACCGGCGCCCCTGCTCCTTGGGAGGCGAGGCTGCGCGCCGAGTTCCTCAAGCACTACGGCACCTCTCGGCTGCCCCTGCCGGGCTCCATTCAGCACAGCCCCTTGTTCATGGCCCTCAGGCTCTCTCCTCGCTACATGGGGCCGGGCATTCGTGAGGCGGCTCAGCAGATGTTCCGCTCACCCGTGTTCCTGGCCAGCGTCGCCCTCTCGGTGCTGGTGTACTTCGCCGCCTGGACTCTGCCCGAGCCCCTGTTCTCCAAGGCCTTCGCCGCCACGCTGACAGCGCGGCTGGCGCTGCTCGTGGGACTGGTGGAGTTACGCAACGTGGCGCTGGCCTGCCTGCAACTGTACCGAGATGCCCAGGCCGCCAGGACGCGGAGGGAACTGGAGGCCATTGCCGAGCGGTTTGGCCGAGCGCTGGGGGGTACGGCACTGCGTGTGGTGGTCGCCGTGGCCAGCTTTGGTGTCGCCAAGGGGTTGCCCAACGTGCCCTCCGGGGGGCTGGGGGCGCTCTTGGGCCCGCCGCGTTACGCCATGGCAGGGGGAGGCTCTTTCCACTCGGCGTCCGCGGCTCACATCGTCGCGGATGGCACCATCGTCCTCGCGGGTGCGGTTCTGGGCACTGTGGGTTCTTCCATGAGCAGCGCCTGCACCGACGGCTCTCAGAAGAGGGAGGGCTATCAGTGGCACCACCTGGCCACCAACAAGAACGAGCTCTCCGCGACGCGAGGCGGTCCCTGGACTCCCTTGTTCCAGCAGATCTTCGCCAAGGCCGGCATGGGGCTGGATGATCCTGCGAACCGTGTCTATCTCGCGAGCCATCGAGGTCCCCACCCCGAGGAGTATCACGCGGAGGTCTACGACCGACTGCTGGATGCAGTGCGTGACTGCAAGGGCGTTTCGCACTGCAGGCTCAGGCTGACAGAAGCTCTCGCTGAGCTCGCGAGCAAGACCTGCACTACCGGCTCATACCTCCATCGACTTCTGACGCAGAAGGCCTCTCGCTGA
- a CDS encoding imm11 family protein, giving the protein MPRYFRLRDDMSIPGRWVLGAPLDERGKDIDPWQFEKGRVVEPGSPPRFPLLVRGQPLDFSGAAFGILVVHERLVRLFEQQGWQQEVQFIPARVDEQPEPYFVLNTLRTIRCIDEARSGEIDFWRPEHGEPERVGAYRAVHGLKVDPTKIEGAHIFRTWGWSVALIVSEHLKDILEREHITGVKFVEV; this is encoded by the coding sequence ATGCCCAGATACTTCAGGCTCCGTGACGACATGAGCATCCCAGGGCGCTGGGTCCTGGGGGCACCGCTCGACGAGCGAGGCAAGGACATCGACCCATGGCAGTTTGAAAAAGGTCGTGTCGTGGAACCTGGCTCTCCACCCAGGTTTCCTCTCCTCGTACGAGGACAGCCTCTCGACTTCAGTGGAGCGGCCTTCGGAATCCTGGTGGTCCACGAGCGGCTCGTCCGACTCTTCGAGCAGCAGGGATGGCAGCAGGAAGTGCAGTTCATCCCGGCGCGAGTGGACGAGCAACCGGAGCCTTACTTCGTCCTCAACACCCTGCGCACCATCCGATGCATCGACGAGGCCCGCTCTGGAGAGATCGACTTCTGGCGGCCTGAGCATGGAGAGCCCGAACGCGTCGGCGCATACCGCGCTGTGCATGGGCTGAAGGTGGATCCGACGAAGATAGAGGGAGCCCACATCTTCCGGACGTGGGGTTGGAGTGTGGCACTCATCGTTTCGGAGCACCTCAAGGACATCCTCGAGAGAGAACACATCACCGGCGTGAAGTTCGTCGAGGTGTGA
- a CDS encoding imm11 family protein, with translation MDDTRIPGRWQLASPLDEQGNEIDPWQFKKGQVLELGCEPRFPLDLSGSPLDFSWAAFSIPVVHARFVELFERMRVDGAQFIPAQVEGHPAPWFILNALQIIRCIDDARSEEVQYWKPEDNRPDKLGQYRAVHGLRIDPTKVGDARIFRTWGWRVALIISEDLKVAMETEGLSGTRFIEV, from the coding sequence TTGGACGACACCCGCATTCCGGGGCGCTGGCAGCTCGCAAGCCCCTTGGATGAGCAGGGGAACGAGATCGATCCATGGCAGTTCAAGAAGGGCCAGGTCCTCGAGTTGGGGTGCGAGCCCCGCTTCCCGCTGGACCTCTCTGGAAGCCCGCTGGACTTCTCCTGGGCTGCGTTCAGCATCCCGGTCGTCCATGCTCGCTTTGTCGAACTCTTCGAGCGAATGCGCGTCGACGGGGCCCAGTTCATTCCTGCCCAGGTCGAAGGCCATCCGGCGCCTTGGTTCATCCTCAACGCGCTCCAGATCATTCGCTGCATCGACGACGCTCGCAGTGAGGAGGTGCAGTACTGGAAGCCCGAGGACAACCGGCCCGACAAGCTCGGGCAATATCGTGCCGTCCACGGACTGCGCATCGACCCGACGAAGGTGGGGGACGCCCGCATCTTTCGTACCTGGGGCTGGCGAGTCGCGCTCATCATCTCCGAGGATCTCAAGGTGGCCATGGAGACAGAGGGGCTTTCCGGAACTCGTTTCATCGAGGTCTGA
- a CDS encoding serine/threonine protein kinase, which translates to MGTKRALLEVDPLCLPVGTRVGAWRVVAWRGRGASGTLYRVERARGETGRAYALKLAIHPGDKRFGREAWLLRHIHSRHVPRLEEQGVWEHPQGAFPYLVMQWVEGEPLYEWARERNPTSRQCLGVLSQVARALEATHAAGGVHRDVKGENVLVRAGDGRVFLTDFGAGHYRGAETLTTKLLPPGTRGYRSPEAWAFLRAFLRHPTAHYPASACDDLFALGVTGYRLVTDEYPAGTDTEPESTEQWREGGPGPRPARELNPQVSAELEAIIHRLMAVAPEERFEGQAGAVAEALEQAERRLGAEAEEPLFRWGPEQRPRWRSAGAVHRAEERDAAARERLERPRSEVPREKARPERSVQVWGAEAAVGMLGLVLAVLTVAGLYRAPALMPEGSRRASQQGNPVAVGDAASPLAATTLAPVLAEERRAGIGLSMPEKPFPDQRTPPCDRNGEVVIRGGCWYRLGDAQLPCRDDAYEWKGACYLPSYPPRRPSTSYPQ; encoded by the coding sequence ATGGGGACGAAGCGAGCCTTGCTGGAGGTGGATCCGCTCTGCCTGCCCGTGGGGACGAGAGTGGGGGCGTGGCGGGTGGTGGCCTGGAGAGGTCGAGGGGCCTCGGGGACGCTGTACCGGGTGGAGCGTGCGAGGGGTGAGACGGGCCGGGCCTATGCGCTCAAATTGGCCATTCATCCCGGGGACAAGCGCTTCGGGAGGGAGGCGTGGCTGCTGAGGCACATCCACAGCCGGCACGTGCCGCGGCTGGAGGAGCAAGGCGTCTGGGAGCACCCACAGGGAGCCTTTCCCTACCTCGTCATGCAGTGGGTGGAAGGGGAGCCGCTGTACGAGTGGGCGCGCGAGCGCAACCCGACGTCCCGCCAGTGCCTGGGAGTGCTCTCGCAGGTGGCCCGAGCGTTGGAAGCCACGCACGCGGCCGGAGGGGTGCACCGGGATGTGAAGGGGGAGAACGTGCTGGTGAGGGCGGGGGACGGGAGAGTGTTCCTCACGGACTTCGGAGCGGGGCACTACCGAGGAGCCGAGACGCTGACGACGAAGCTGCTGCCGCCTGGGACGCGAGGCTACCGCAGCCCCGAGGCGTGGGCCTTCCTGAGAGCGTTCCTGCGGCACCCGACGGCGCATTACCCGGCCAGCGCGTGTGACGACTTGTTCGCGCTGGGAGTGACGGGGTACCGGTTGGTGACGGACGAGTACCCGGCGGGGACGGACACCGAGCCGGAAAGCACGGAGCAGTGGAGAGAGGGAGGGCCGGGGCCGCGGCCTGCGAGAGAGCTCAACCCCCAGGTGAGCGCGGAGCTGGAGGCGATCATCCATCGACTGATGGCAGTGGCGCCCGAAGAGAGATTCGAGGGCCAGGCGGGAGCAGTGGCCGAGGCGCTGGAGCAGGCGGAGCGAAGGCTGGGGGCGGAGGCGGAGGAGCCACTGTTCCGCTGGGGGCCCGAGCAACGCCCGCGGTGGCGCTCTGCAGGGGCGGTGCATCGGGCCGAGGAGCGGGACGCCGCCGCCCGGGAGCGGCTGGAGCGGCCGCGAAGCGAGGTCCCCCGAGAGAAGGCTCGGCCTGAGCGCAGCGTCCAGGTGTGGGGAGCGGAGGCGGCTGTGGGGATGCTGGGGTTGGTGCTTGCGGTGCTCACCGTGGCGGGCCTGTACCGAGCCCCCGCGCTGATGCCAGAAGGCTCGAGGAGAGCTTCCCAGCAGGGGAACCCGGTCGCAGTGGGCGACGCAGCGAGCCCCCTGGCCGCGACGACGCTGGCGCCCGTACTCGCGGAGGAGAGGAGAGCGGGGATCGGGCTGTCGATGCCGGAGAAACCGTTCCCCGATCAGCGCACGCCTCCCTGTGACAGGAATGGCGAGGTGGTGATTCGCGGCGGGTGCTGGTACCGCCTGGGGGATGCGCAGCTGCCATGCCGCGATGACGCGTATGAATGGAAGGGAGCCTGCTACCTGCCCTCCTATCCCCCGCGGCGCCCGTCGACGTCCTACCCACAGTGA
- a CDS encoding ankyrin repeat domain-containing protein, with product MSEKALLAAIETGDEAEVEKLLAQGVDPNCQTEDGWPALFLAIEEGRPRAVRALLDRGADANSRMQGDPALLVAAFRGNGAIAQLLVEHGAQVNVRGSEGEMPLKVAAEQGNREMVRLLLEAGADPRSVGGVGGMTALGAAAESGHAEVVQLLLEKGGDVHQRDAYYETALQGVLLKNARAPDERLEKVIRILRQAGAR from the coding sequence ATGTCCGAGAAAGCGCTGCTTGCTGCGATTGAGACAGGGGACGAGGCTGAGGTCGAGAAACTCCTGGCGCAAGGAGTCGATCCGAATTGCCAGACGGAAGATGGCTGGCCCGCCTTGTTTCTGGCCATAGAAGAGGGAAGGCCCAGGGCGGTTCGTGCGCTGCTGGACCGTGGGGCCGACGCGAACTCCCGGATGCAGGGAGATCCTGCTCTCCTGGTCGCCGCGTTTCGCGGCAACGGGGCTATCGCGCAGCTCTTGGTGGAGCATGGGGCTCAGGTGAATGTCCGCGGCAGTGAAGGGGAGATGCCGCTCAAGGTGGCCGCGGAGCAGGGGAATCGAGAGATGGTTCGACTCTTGCTGGAGGCAGGGGCTGATCCAAGGAGCGTGGGTGGGGTCGGCGGTATGACGGCATTGGGTGCCGCGGCAGAGTCAGGGCATGCCGAGGTAGTGCAGCTCCTGCTCGAAAAGGGGGGTGATGTTCACCAGCGGGATGCGTATTACGAGACCGCTCTCCAAGGCGTTCTGCTCAAGAACGCGCGCGCTCCCGACGAACGGCTGGAGAAGGTCATCCGGATTCTGCGCCAGGCTGGAGCCAGGTGA
- a CDS encoding type VI immunity family protein, which yields MRENIPVIRLRTDLGDVVARDGIVLCFFMRSSHHEVAPSVWRALQAYRRATPPQSLAWYGSDDGDTLPLDDKGWEHIRWQILERQWAAACYVDLEEDASEVGGYHFEYRGRQLEDPNFSGDEDWTSGVSFTFPTEYLLERGPGHLRTLALELARELPFSFGYASLAVISPHGMWYAARRELLPLLARYRGLDLYHLEDTSRVIGTRARGAYWLTFLGQPLLGQLGGPEALHQKLPFPEVSFQPLDGERLLLTLTEWPETLDTEKKFSPSQYRELALLLEPFFLEERTGWFSFDKEPLRRWMRRLCQ from the coding sequence ATGAGAGAGAACATTCCCGTCATCCGCTTGCGGACAGACCTCGGCGACGTGGTGGCCCGCGATGGCATCGTGCTCTGCTTCTTCATGCGCAGCTCACACCACGAGGTAGCCCCCTCCGTGTGGCGGGCCTTGCAAGCCTACCGCCGTGCCACTCCCCCACAGTCGCTGGCCTGGTACGGCTCGGACGATGGCGACACCCTCCCGCTCGATGACAAGGGCTGGGAGCACATCCGCTGGCAAATCCTTGAACGCCAGTGGGCTGCCGCCTGCTACGTCGATCTCGAGGAGGATGCGAGCGAAGTGGGCGGTTACCACTTCGAGTACCGGGGCCGGCAGCTCGAGGACCCGAACTTCTCTGGCGACGAGGACTGGACCAGCGGGGTGTCCTTTACCTTTCCCACCGAGTACCTCTTGGAGCGCGGCCCAGGTCATCTGCGCACCCTGGCCCTGGAGCTCGCTCGCGAGCTGCCCTTCAGCTTCGGCTACGCCAGCCTCGCCGTCATCTCTCCCCATGGCATGTGGTACGCCGCCCGCAGGGAGCTCCTCCCACTCCTCGCTCGCTACCGGGGCCTGGATCTCTACCACCTCGAAGACACGAGCCGTGTCATCGGCACCCGCGCTCGAGGCGCCTACTGGCTCACCTTCCTGGGCCAGCCCCTGCTCGGCCAGCTCGGTGGTCCCGAGGCCCTTCACCAGAAGCTCCCCTTCCCGGAGGTCTCCTTCCAGCCCCTCGACGGTGAACGCCTGCTGCTCACCCTCACCGAGTGGCCAGAGACCCTCGACACCGAGAAGAAGTTCTCCCCGTCCCAATACCGCGAGCTGGCGCTGCTGCTCGAGCCCTTCTTCTTGGAGGAGCGCACCGGCTGGTTCTCTTTCGACAAAGAACCGTTACGCCGCTGGATGCGCAGGCTCTGCCAGTAA
- a CDS encoding ISL3 family transposase, with product MARVGVEEVLRRLLGVKALVVRGAQFEPHGVEVQVRPRQRRARCGECGRPSPGYDTSASRLWRHLSLGRTAFWLRYAPRRVLCREHGVKVERVPWAAHGSHFTYEFDELTAWLAQRMDKTATCRLMGINWRTVGTVVQRVVQARLDSSRLEELYIIGVDELSFRRHHEYVTVVVDHLKKRVVWVAEGKGEKTLQKFFDELGPERSQALTHVSMDLGAAYQAAVEARAPQAQKVFDRFHVQKLASEAVDTVRRQEVGLLGGAAEGRALKKSRWALLKNPWNLTQRQGQKLSEVARTNKRLYRAYLLKESLAKGLDYRQPGRAEQHLDGWAQWASHSKLKPFVKLSRTIRRFKQGILAYISTGLSNGLVEGLNNKIRLITRRAFGFHSAEALTAMIHLCCGGLSLTPPLPVPN from the coding sequence GTGGCGCGGGTGGGGGTGGAGGAGGTGCTGCGGCGGTTGCTGGGAGTCAAAGCGCTCGTGGTGAGAGGGGCGCAGTTCGAGCCGCACGGAGTGGAAGTGCAGGTGCGCCCCCGCCAACGTCGCGCCCGGTGCGGAGAGTGCGGGCGTCCCAGCCCTGGCTACGACACGTCTGCCTCGCGGTTGTGGAGGCACCTTTCGCTGGGGCGTACGGCGTTCTGGCTGCGCTATGCGCCGCGGCGGGTGCTCTGCCGCGAGCACGGGGTGAAAGTGGAGCGCGTGCCCTGGGCGGCCCACGGCTCGCACTTCACCTATGAGTTCGACGAGCTGACGGCGTGGCTGGCGCAGCGCATGGACAAGACGGCCACCTGCCGGTTGATGGGCATCAACTGGCGCACGGTGGGCACGGTGGTCCAGCGCGTGGTGCAGGCCAGGTTGGATTCCTCCCGGCTTGAGGAGTTGTACATCATCGGAGTGGATGAGCTGTCCTTCCGCCGCCACCATGAGTACGTCACCGTGGTGGTGGACCACCTGAAGAAACGAGTGGTGTGGGTGGCAGAGGGCAAGGGGGAGAAGACGCTGCAGAAGTTCTTCGACGAGTTGGGGCCGGAGCGTTCGCAGGCGCTCACGCACGTCAGCATGGACCTGGGCGCTGCCTACCAGGCGGCAGTGGAGGCCCGAGCGCCTCAGGCGCAGAAGGTGTTCGACAGGTTCCACGTGCAGAAGCTGGCCAGCGAGGCGGTGGACACCGTGCGTAGGCAGGAGGTGGGCCTGCTGGGCGGCGCTGCCGAGGGCCGTGCGCTCAAGAAGAGCCGCTGGGCGCTGCTGAAGAATCCGTGGAACCTCACCCAGCGCCAGGGGCAGAAGCTGTCCGAGGTGGCGCGCACCAACAAGCGTCTGTACCGCGCCTACCTTCTCAAGGAGAGCCTGGCCAAGGGACTGGACTATCGTCAGCCAGGGCGCGCCGAGCAGCACCTGGACGGTTGGGCGCAGTGGGCCTCTCATTCCAAGCTCAAGCCCTTCGTCAAGCTCAGCAGGACGATTCGGCGCTTCAAGCAGGGCATCCTCGCCTATATCTCCACTGGGTTGAGCAACGGCTTGGTGGAAGGCCTCAATAACAAGATTCGCCTCATCACCCGCAGGGCCTTTGGCTTTCACAGCGCCGAGGCGCTCACGGCCATGATTCACCTGTGCTGCGGCGGTCTGTCGCTGACGCCTCCGCTGCCAGTGCCGAACTGA
- a CDS encoding M12 family metallopeptidase: MQVAFSVISGHAIFEGDIDLGPVEEIPTTHAQALQRAHTDGVRSMGIVIDGYDKRWPLGRVPYVIDQALPMQYRVNDAIAHIEANNPGVDFVPRAPSDADYIYITPSTVCNSYVGRRGGMQVINLADGCGTGSTIHELLHALGMWHEQSRCDRDGYVQIYLENVQPGYEYAFDRYCSNASDMWSYDERSIMHYHPYAFSRNGLPTLRSLRGLDSLMGQTSGMSALDAYTVRMMYRDPIVCGNGQCQTGETFTTCPVDCQSSCGNLVCESGEAGTCLLDCTVCGDGTCDLSEWVYSSCYWDCGVVVIPTP; this comes from the coding sequence GTGCAGGTCGCGTTTTCGGTGATCAGCGGTCACGCCATCTTCGAGGGAGATATCGATCTGGGGCCGGTCGAGGAAATTCCCACCACCCACGCGCAGGCGCTGCAGCGAGCCCACACCGACGGCGTGCGGAGCATGGGCATTGTCATCGACGGGTATGACAAGCGCTGGCCCTTGGGCAGGGTGCCCTATGTCATCGATCAGGCTCTTCCCATGCAGTACCGGGTGAACGACGCTATCGCTCACATCGAGGCCAACAACCCTGGCGTCGACTTTGTTCCGCGTGCTCCTTCTGACGCGGACTATATCTACATTACTCCTTCCACGGTGTGTAACTCTTATGTCGGGCGTAGGGGCGGCATGCAGGTCATCAATCTCGCGGACGGTTGCGGCACGGGGAGCACTATTCACGAACTGCTCCATGCCCTGGGGATGTGGCACGAGCAGAGTCGCTGTGACCGGGATGGCTATGTGCAGATCTATCTTGAGAACGTCCAGCCTGGATATGAGTATGCTTTTGATCGCTATTGCTCGAATGCCTCGGACATGTGGAGCTATGATGAGAGGTCCATCATGCATTATCATCCGTATGCTTTTTCCAGGAACGGGCTGCCCACTCTTCGCTCCCTCCGTGGGTTGGATTCCCTCATGGGACAGACCTCTGGGATGAGCGCGCTGGACGCATACACAGTGCGCATGATGTACAGAGACCCGATTGTTTGTGGCAACGGCCAGTGTCAGACGGGCGAGACCTTCACCACCTGTCCCGTGGATTGCCAGTCATCCTGTGGCAACCTGGTTTGCGAGAGCGGCGAGGCTGGCACGTGTCTGCTTGACTGCACGGTCTGTGGTGATGGCACCTGTGACCTGTCGGAGTGGGTGTACTCAAGCTGCTATTGGGACTGTGGGGTTGTCGTGATCCCGACGCCTTGA
- a CDS encoding prolyl oligopeptidase family serine peptidase yields the protein MSSLLATSLLAVLSATPAPSVPEDPFLWLEEVQGQRALEWVRGQNARTLAVLEKDPRFESFHAQALELLTATDRIPKPHFRAGGVDNFWQDRTHPRGLWRHTSLDSYLSPSPEWRTVLDVDALARAESANWIFKGEYCLPPEDRLCLVALSNGGKDAIEVREFDTTSNAFVQVGFRLPEGKQTAAWMDEDTLLLGRDWGADTLTDSGYPYVLKRWKRGEPLEQATEVFRGQRSDVNASSFALRDADGQLRAMLIKRAVTFFESEFHLLTDGKPVLLPLPRKASFQTFVAGQLVFTLEEDWGRFKQGALISLQLTELQSAPEKAQPALVLQPGPRQAIEDVAATRGKLVVNVYEDVKGAVDVYSWAKGRWSRKRLPLPKNASVGIVAASVAHERVFVESQGFLEPTRLWLADAAATTVKEGKALPARFKASTHQVEQFWAKSKDGTAIPYFVVRPKALKPTGQAPTIVYGYGGFQVAKPPAYLPEVGKLWLERGGVYVIANIRGGGEFGPRWHQTVLRENRQKAFDDFAAVLEDLVRRKISSPRRLGIYGRSNGGVLTSVAMTQRPELFNAAVIESPLIDMLRYHKLPAGASWVGEYGNPEVPEDAAFIAKYSAYQNLKPGVRYPKPYITTNTKDDRVHPGHARKFAARLEAMGLPYLYYENTDGGHSNDADPMLNARRWALHYVYLSQQLMD from the coding sequence ATGTCTTCCCTGCTCGCCACCTCGTTGCTCGCCGTGCTGTCGGCAACCCCCGCCCCCTCCGTTCCGGAGGATCCCTTCCTCTGGCTCGAGGAGGTGCAGGGACAGCGCGCCCTGGAGTGGGTCCGAGGACAGAACGCGCGGACCCTGGCCGTGCTGGAGAAGGACCCGCGCTTCGAGTCCTTCCACGCCCAGGCGCTCGAGCTGCTCACCGCCACCGACCGCATCCCCAAGCCCCACTTCCGGGCGGGCGGCGTGGACAACTTCTGGCAGGACCGGACCCACCCGCGAGGCCTCTGGAGGCACACCTCGCTCGACAGCTACCTGAGCCCGAGCCCGGAGTGGCGGACGGTGCTCGACGTGGACGCGCTGGCCAGGGCCGAGAGCGCCAACTGGATCTTCAAGGGGGAGTACTGCCTGCCTCCCGAGGATCGGCTGTGCCTGGTGGCCCTCTCCAACGGCGGCAAGGATGCGATCGAGGTCCGGGAGTTCGACACCACCTCGAACGCCTTCGTGCAGGTCGGCTTCCGGCTGCCGGAGGGCAAGCAGACCGCCGCGTGGATGGACGAGGACACCCTGCTGCTCGGTCGGGACTGGGGCGCAGACACCCTCACCGACTCCGGCTACCCCTACGTGCTCAAGCGCTGGAAGCGGGGCGAGCCTCTCGAGCAGGCGACCGAGGTGTTCCGCGGCCAGAGGAGCGATGTGAACGCCAGCTCCTTCGCCTTGAGAGACGCCGACGGCCAGCTCCGGGCGATGCTCATCAAGCGCGCCGTCACCTTCTTCGAGTCCGAGTTCCATCTGCTCACGGACGGCAAGCCGGTCCTGCTGCCGCTGCCGAGGAAGGCCTCCTTCCAGACCTTCGTCGCGGGGCAGCTTGTCTTCACCCTCGAGGAGGACTGGGGCCGCTTCAAGCAGGGAGCGCTGATCTCCTTGCAGCTCACCGAGCTTCAGTCAGCCCCCGAGAAGGCGCAGCCGGCCCTGGTGCTCCAGCCCGGGCCTCGCCAGGCCATCGAGGACGTGGCGGCCACCCGCGGCAAGCTCGTCGTCAACGTGTACGAGGACGTGAAGGGCGCGGTCGACGTGTACTCATGGGCGAAGGGGCGCTGGAGCCGCAAGCGCCTCCCCCTGCCGAAGAACGCCTCGGTCGGCATCGTCGCGGCCTCTGTGGCGCATGAGCGGGTGTTCGTGGAGTCCCAGGGGTTCCTCGAGCCGACCCGGCTGTGGCTCGCGGATGCGGCCGCCACCACGGTGAAGGAGGGCAAGGCGCTGCCCGCGCGCTTCAAGGCCTCCACCCACCAGGTGGAGCAGTTCTGGGCGAAGTCCAAGGATGGAACCGCCATCCCCTACTTCGTCGTCCGGCCCAAGGCGCTGAAGCCCACGGGACAGGCTCCGACCATCGTCTATGGGTATGGCGGCTTCCAGGTGGCCAAGCCTCCCGCCTACCTGCCGGAGGTGGGCAAGCTGTGGCTCGAGCGAGGCGGTGTGTATGTCATCGCCAACATCCGCGGAGGCGGCGAGTTCGGCCCCCGGTGGCACCAGACGGTGCTGCGCGAGAACCGGCAGAAGGCCTTCGACGACTTCGCCGCCGTGCTCGAGGATCTCGTCCGGCGGAAGATCAGCTCGCCGCGCCGCCTGGGCATCTACGGGCGCTCCAACGGAGGAGTGCTCACCAGCGTGGCGATGACCCAGCGTCCCGAGCTCTTCAACGCGGCGGTCATCGAGAGCCCGCTCATCGACATGCTGCGCTACCACAAGCTGCCGGCGGGGGCGTCGTGGGTGGGCGAGTATGGCAACCCCGAGGTGCCCGAGGACGCCGCGTTCATCGCGAAGTACTCCGCGTACCAGAACCTGAAGCCGGGCGTCCGCTACCCGAAGCCGTACATCACCACCAACACGAAGGATGACCGCGTCCACCCGGGCCATGCGCGCAAGTTCGCGGCGAGGCTCGAGGCGATGGGGCTGCCGTACCTCTATTACGAGAACACCGACGGCGGTCACAGCAACGATGCCGACCCGATGCTGAACGCCCGCCGCTGGGCGCTGCACTACGTCTACCTGTCACAACAGCTGATGGACTGA
- a CDS encoding glutathione S-transferase family protein: protein MSLVLYGHPFSSYTQKVLIVLYENGTPFEFRSIGPETPRHTAEWLRRWPLRKFPLLVDGERNVVETSIIIEYLQLVHPGPVRMLPAEPMAALDVRFLDRFFDLHVMNVVQHAVAGALTGDPVKRRDGLAFAVEKLELAYAWLEGHLAGRTWAAGEDFTLADCAAAPSLFYADWTHRISESYPVLRAYRARLLARPSFARAVDEARYFRPNFPLGAPDRD, encoded by the coding sequence ATGTCGCTCGTGCTCTACGGTCATCCGTTCTCGTCGTACACGCAGAAGGTGCTCATCGTGCTGTACGAGAACGGCACGCCGTTCGAGTTCCGCTCCATCGGGCCGGAGACGCCGCGGCACACGGCCGAGTGGCTGCGGCGCTGGCCGCTGCGCAAGTTCCCGCTGCTGGTGGACGGCGAGCGCAACGTCGTCGAGACCAGCATCATCATCGAGTACCTGCAGTTGGTGCATCCCGGGCCCGTGCGCATGCTGCCCGCGGAGCCGATGGCCGCGCTGGACGTGCGCTTCCTCGACCGCTTCTTCGACCTGCACGTGATGAACGTGGTGCAGCATGCGGTCGCCGGAGCGCTGACGGGTGATCCGGTGAAGCGCCGCGACGGCCTGGCGTTTGCCGTGGAGAAGCTGGAGCTCGCCTATGCGTGGCTCGAAGGGCACCTCGCCGGCAGGACCTGGGCCGCGGGGGAGGACTTCACGCTGGCCGACTGCGCGGCCGCGCCCTCACTGTTCTACGCGGACTGGACGCACCGCATCTCCGAGTCCTACCCCGTGCTGCGTGCCTACCGCGCGCGGCTGCTGGCCCGCCCCTCCTTCGCGCGGGCGGTGGACGAGGCGCGGTACTTCCGGCCGAACTTCCCCCTGGGAGCGCCGGACCGGGATTGA